The following coding sequences are from one Trichoplusia ni isolate ovarian cell line Hi5 chromosome 15, tn1, whole genome shotgun sequence window:
- the LOC113501295 gene encoding uncharacterized protein LOC113501295, whose amino-acid sequence MAEKKPKQGELSEVKVEVIRVKERRVTHPGDYEREDKVEKVHRKVTSRSNDFVYVNSAYVGSLNSVNEGPYERPTSVIREQYWACSKWSFAKKVLAIALGLFLGAVIGLGVTMTIKGVRADEVIEDMFRNSAPD is encoded by the exons ATGGCGGAAAAGAAACCGAAACAGGGGGAACTCAGTGAGGTCAAGGTGGAGGTGATAAGGGTGAAAGAGAGGAGGGTCACGCACCCAGGGGACTACGAGAGGGAGGACAAAGTGGAAAAAGTGCATAGGAAGGTGACCAGCCGGTCCAACGACTTTGTGTATGTTAATTCCGCATACGTTGGAAGTTTAAACAGTGTTAACGAAGGACCTTATGAAAGACCCACCag TGTGATTCGGGAGCAGTATTGGGCTTGCTCAAAATGGTCCTTCGCGAAGAAAGTTCTCGCGATTGCTCTGGGCCTATTCCTAGGGGCAGTCATAGGCCTGGGAGTCACCATGACGATAAAGGGAGTCAGGGCAGACGAGGTCATTGAAGACATGTTCAGGAACTCCGCTCCGGATTAA
- the LOC113501374 gene encoding laminin subunit alpha-2-like, whose product MCGTKFDITYYVHCHEIQYPISINNNKLSSGRALLDRLTSTTVSEVEFTSGATSGAASGLLPAPLDVAPYSVVVANATCGDAGAEEYCRDTPGKRGVVCDVCEGIGGSSSRRHPPAHAVDGDPATWWQSPSLAEGDFQHVELVTTLPDKMELLHVIIKSGPSPRPLAWSLEVSSSEDGDDWKMVRAFGDRDHCRKLWDLRPERRRRKARAAKRTNRADKPACSTQFASPRPLENGEMHVGMGEGVIARRVRVSFRAAHASPPRHQYYTVRALTIAARCLCHGHASECNVDAQGAKCECIHGTCGVHCQRCCSGGAWFPHQPCEEDDRTECSCGERGACSYDDTGAILCVNCTENRAGPLCDRCLFGYYNALPDSPCVPCDCDPQGSDGSCKWDKKNHRISCTCFPGFEGHLCEVCEDPTAVFPDCQTPVTPACRCDPRGVVDPNRICDDVCQCKANVVGERCDTCAPGHFGLSAELVDGCRPCYCSHVTDSCTLATPADQEPPRDVILPLGEAWQISDSQGNATLEPSVDEEGKPFVISYEVEGWEYFYWMTSSFNGEQLSAYGGEVHATMFWAIVRGDTGGNPTFAPDVILIGTDGTKLAYANTSHETPGMLQISVPLVEGNWFLMGEEPAEAATRTQLMDVLRDIKGIMLKAHYHFDQDEVRLESAGVRGASGVRERCACPAGYTGAHCSRCGWQHARLPHAAPSTPRFECVACACNGHAGCDTVDGPCGPCQHNTTGPHCERCLPGHYGNPVQGACKPCACPLYEASNNFSPNCALASAEGDEFVCTQCPDGYTGDHCENCDFGYWGSPTTAGSECRPCACGGSPCHPTTGLCLTCPPHTEGARCDFCKEGYWFGGAEDGGPPAAGCVSCACGAGALSAACDA is encoded by the exons ATGTGTGGAACTAAATTTGAC ATAACATATTATGTACATTGTCATGAAATCCAATATCCTATAagtattaacaataataaattgtcatCAGGTCGCGCCCTTCTGGACCGGCTAACAAGCACGACAGTGAGCGAGGTCGAGTTCACAAGCGGGGCGACGAGCGGAGCGGCGAGCGGACTGCTCCCCGCGCCACTGGACGTCGCGCCCTACTCCGTGGTAGTCGCCAACGCCACCTGCGGGGATGCCGGCGCTGAAGAGTACTGCAGAGATACACCAGGGAA ACGTGGTGTGGTGTGCGACGTGTGCGAGGGTATCGGAGGCTCCTCATCCCGGCGGCACCCGCCAGCTCACGCGGTGGACGGAGACCCCGCCACCTGGTGGCAGAGCCCGAGCCTCGCGGAGGGAGACTTCCAGCATGTGGAGCTGGTCACCACGCTGCCTGAT aaaatGGAGCTACTCCATGTGATCATCAAGTCCGGGCCCTCACCGCGACCATTGGCCTGGTCCCTGGAGGTGTCTTCCTCCGAAGATGGTGACGACTGGAAGATGGTGCGGGCGTTTGGGGACCGGGACCATTGCCGTAAGCTCTGGGACCTGAGGCCAGAGAGAAGGAGACGGAAAGCTAGGGCTGCTAAAAGGACGAATAGAGCTGATAAACCAGCTTGTTCTACACAGTTCGCTAGCCCTAGACCACTGGAGAATGGAGAG ATGCACGTCGGCATGGGAGAGGGCGTGATCGCTCGGCGCGTGCGCGTGTCGTTCCGCGCTGCGCACGCGTCGCCGCCGCGACACCAGTACTACACGGTGCGCGCGTTGACGATAGCTGCGCGGTGCCTGTGTCACGGGCATGCTTCTGAATGTAACGTGGATGCTCAG GGTGCAAAATGCGAGTGCATCCACGGCACCTGCGGCGTGCACTGCCAGCGCTGCTGTTCAGGCGGCGCGTGGTTTCCTCACCAGCCGTGCGAGGAGGACGACAGGACCGAGTGCTCCTGTGGGGAGCGGGGTGCTTGCTCCTATGACGATACCGGCGCCATACTCTGTGTTAACTGCacg GAGAATCGAGCCGGACCACTTTGCGATCGATGCTTGTTTGGGTATTACAATGCTTTGCCTGACAGTCCCTGCGTGCCTTGTGACTGCGATCCACAGGGGTCTGATG GTTCTTGCAAATGGGACAAAAAGAACCATCGGATATCGTGCACCTGTTTCCCGGGGTTTGAAGGTCACTTGTGTGAGGTGTGTGAAGACCCCACCGCCGTGTTCCCAGACTGTCAGACCCCCGTGACCCCAGCCTGCAGATGTGACCCCAGGGGAGTGGTTGATCCTAACCGGATCTGTGATGATGTTTGTCAATGtaaa GCAAATGTGGTAGGTGAGAGATGCGATACCTGCGCACCGGGTCATTTTGGGTTGAGTGCTGAACTTGTAGATGGCTGCCGACCTTGCTACTGCTCCCATGTCACCGACTCCTGTACCCTCGCGACTCCAGCAGATCAGGAGCCTCCTAGAGAC GTCATTTTACCACTTGGCGAAGCTTGGCAGATCTCGGACTCACAAGGAAACGCGACTCTAGAGCCATCAGTCGATGAAGAAGGAAAACCATTTGTCATTAGCTACGAG GTAGAAGGTTGGGAGTACTTCTACTGGATGACCAGCTCGTTCAACGGAGAACAACTCTCCGCGTACGGAGGCGAAGTTCACGCCACTATGTTCTGGGCCATTGTTAGGGGAGACACTGGAGGAAACCCCACTTTTGCTCCTGATGTTATATTAATAGGGACTG atgGTACGAAGCTGGCATACGCCAACACCAGCCACGAGACGCCAGGTATGCTGCAGATATCTGTTCCTCTGGTGGAAGGGAACTGGTTCCTGATGGGGGAAGAACCAGCAGAAGCCGCTACTAGGACTCAGCTGATGGATGTGTTGCGAGACATCAAGGGAATCATGCTGAAAGCACATTATCATTTTGATCAGGACGAG GTCCGGCTGGAGAGCGCCGGCGTGCGCGGTGCGAGCGGCGTGCGCGAGCGCTGCGCGTGCCCGGCCGGCTACACGGGCGCGCACTGCTCGCGCTGCGGCTGGCAGCACGCGCGGCTGCCGCACGCCGCACCGTCCACTCCTCGCTTTGAATGTGTTGCCTGCGCCTGTAATGGCCACGCTGGCTGCGATACGG TGGACGGACCTTGCGGACCCTGCCAGCACAATACCACTGGACCTCACTGCGAAAGATGTCTTCCAGGACATTACGGAAATCCTGTCCAG GGAGCGTGCAAACCGTGCGCCTGCCCTCTGTACGAAGCCAGCAACAACTTTAGTCCTAACTGTGCGCTAGCCAGCGCTGAGGGTGACGAGTTTGTCTGCACGCAATGCCCTGACGGATACACAGGAGACCATTGTGAGAA CTGTGACTTCGGCTACTGGGGCTCCCCGACGACAGCGGGTAGTGAGTGTCGGCCGTGCGCGTGCGGCGGCTCGCCCTGCCACCCCACCACCGGGCTGTGTCTCACCTGCCCGCCGCACACCGAGGGCGCGCGGTGTGACTTCTGCAAG GAAGGCTACTGGTTCGGCGGCGCTGAAGACGGCGGTCCCCCGGCGGCGGGCTGCGTGAGCTgcgcgtgcggcgcgggcgcgctgtCCGCCGCGTGCGACGCG